The following proteins are encoded in a genomic region of Bacillus methanolicus MGA3:
- a CDS encoding MerR family transcriptional regulator, with amino-acid sequence MKEYSTKDISNIVGIATPTVRKYAQALEKEGYVFTRNENGFRIFVDEDIEILQQMKQMSNESGMNIVHIASTLINQRKQNPVDTIQNESEVATPVKSEAKEEEEEVLNIDRIDKKYDALLKEIQELKQLVREQQAYIDERLEKRDQMIIQSIRSLQEQRQALLEASTSKEKKGFFARLFSKRL; translated from the coding sequence ATGAAGGAATACTCTACGAAAGATATATCCAATATTGTGGGCATAGCGACTCCAACTGTACGGAAGTATGCTCAAGCTCTCGAAAAGGAAGGGTACGTATTTACTAGAAATGAAAATGGCTTTCGGATATTCGTTGATGAGGATATCGAAATACTCCAACAAATGAAGCAAATGTCAAACGAATCGGGCATGAATATTGTCCATATTGCGTCTACACTTATAAATCAACGAAAACAAAATCCAGTTGATACGATACAAAATGAATCGGAAGTCGCTACACCTGTAAAAAGTGAAGCAAAAGAAGAAGAAGAAGAAGTTCTTAATATAGATCGTATTGATAAGAAATATGATGCGTTATTGAAGGAAATACAGGAACTAAAGCAACTCGTGAGGGAACAACAAGCATATATTGACGAGCGTTTAGAGAAAAGAGATCAAATGATTATACAATCCATTCGGTCGCTTCAAGAACAACGGCAAGCTTTGCTTGAGGCGAGTACGTCCAAAGAGAAAAAAGGATTTTTTGCGAGATTGTTTTCAAAAAGACTTTAA